A single genomic interval of Sebastes umbrosus isolate fSebUmb1 chromosome 11, fSebUmb1.pri, whole genome shotgun sequence harbors:
- the mex3a gene encoding RNA-binding protein MEX3A, whose product MPSLLVLAGIMEKNGGYAGDLAGSGFGGEGLLVPPDEEEDDSRALRVALGQLSLLGLGGEGEDGGGGGGAPPTTGGVQDRSNNNNNHHHNHTNNVGVGDTAILGGKSKLCALYESSSSETKGRGCNITECVPVPSSEHVAEIVGRQGCKIKALRAKTNTYIKTPVRGEEPVFLITGRKEDVALARREIISAAEHFSMLRASRNKLGVSFSGSPPTPLPGQTTIQVRVPYRVVGLVVGPKGSTIKRIQQQTCTYIVTPSRDRDPVFEITGSPSNAERAREEIEAHIAFRTGGLHDHNNENDCLGPNGGSSPAGSSGGLESRLQQVWGLQGGQRKPLTSSYRQNFSDAMVGGGGGGGGGEGGGIYNKSNFSSSGEKPCSYFGSEGTQSWGDPDYPKQVAFYAQQRSKSFGGLPLPLTRLSPGLSESCGGGSNNNSSVTSIVPVSGSPHAQARRAHSEPTSAGEGFPGRLPVPDSPPAVVRDCMTCFESKVTAALVPCGHNLFCMECAIRICELNHPECPVCHTQVTQAIRIFS is encoded by the exons ATGCCTAGCCTGCTGGTTCTAGCAGGGATCATGGAGAAAAACGGGGGCTATGCCGGGGATCTGGCCGGCTCCGGCTTCGGAGGCGAAGGTCTCCTGGTGCCGCCCGACGAGGAGGAAGACGACTCCCGTGCCCTCAGGGTCGCGCTGGGCCAGTTGTCTCTGCTGGGGCTCGGTGGGGAAGGAGAggacggtggtggtggtggaggtgctCCACCGACAACAGGAGGAGTACAGGACCGgagtaataacaacaacaaccaccaccacaaccacacGAACAACGTCGGTGTCGGGGACACTGCGATCCTGGGTGGGAAGAGCAAGTTGTGCGCTTTGTACGAGAGCTCCTCAAGTGAGACGAAAGGACGAGGCTGCAACATCACAGAATGCGTCCCAGTGCCCAGCTCTGAACATGTGGCCGAAATAGTGGGGAgacaag GTTGCAAGATCAAAGCCCTGCGGGCCAAGACCAACACCTACATCAAAACCCCCGTCAGAGGAGAGGAGCCCGTGTTCTTAATCACCGGCCGGAAGGAGGATGTTGCACTGGCCCGCCGTGAAATCATCTCCGCTGCAGAGCACTTCTCCATGCTCCGGGCATCCCGCAACAAGCTGGGAGTGTCCTTTAGCGGCTCCCCGCCCACACCTTTGCCGGGTCAGACCACCATTCAGGTGAGAGTGCCATACCGTGTCGTGGGGCTGGTAGTGGGGCCTAAAGGCTCCACCATCAAACGCATCCAGCAGCAAACCTGCACTTACATCGTCACCCCCAGTCGAGACCGCGACCCCGTCTTTGAAATCACGGGGTCGCCGAGCAACGCCGAGCGGGCCCGCGAGGAGATCGAAGCACACATCGCCTTCCGAACAGGAGGCCTGCACGACCACAATAATGAGAATGACTGTCTGGGGCCGAACGGTGGAAGCAGCCCAGCGGGCAGCAGCGGTGGTCTGGAGAGCCGGCTACAGCAGGTGTGGGGGCTGCAGGGGGGCCAGCGCAAGCCTCTCACCAGCAGCTACCGCCAGAACTTCTCAGATGCCATGGttggagggggagggggaggaggagggggcgaGGGAGGGGGAATCTACAACAAGAGCAACTTCTCCAGCTCCGGAGAGAAGCCTTGCTCTTATTTTGGATCGGAGGGTACCCAGAGCTGGGGCGACCCCGACTACCCCAAACAGGTGGCCTTCTACGCCCAGCAGCGGTCCAAGAGCTTCGGAGGCCTCCCGCTCCCCCTGACCAGACTCTCCCCTGGCTTATCCGAGTCCTGCGGAGGTGGAAGCAACAACAACTCTTCAGTCACCAGCATTGTGCCCGTATCCGGCTCACCTCACGCCCAGGCCCGCCGCGCCCACAGTGagcccacctcagccggcgagGGCTTCCCAGGCCGTCTGCCAGTGCCGGACTCGCCGCCGGCCGTTGTGCGGGACTGCATGACCTGCTTTGAAAGCAAAGTGACGGCTGCCTTGGTGCCCTGTGGCCATAACCTCTTCTGCATGGAGTGTGCCATCCGAATCTGTGAGCTCAACCACCCGGAGTGCCCAGTGTGCCACACCCAGGTCACACAGGCCATCCGAATATTCTCCTAA